One genomic window of Sphingopyxis sp. OPL5 includes the following:
- a CDS encoding ABC transporter ATP-binding protein produces MIVFNRVSKSYATRNGRHYVLDNVSFAIEKGQSVGVCGHNGAGKSTLLRLIAGVEQPSSGTIRRGMSVSWPLGLSSSFQSSLSGADNARFIARIYGRPVDDTLAFVEDFAELGNYLRMPLRTYSAGMMARLAFAVSLAVSFDCYLIDEITAVGDERFQDRCREALLQRRQERSLIMVSHDPATLREYCDRGMAVRASEVLQFDSIDEAIASHFAHA; encoded by the coding sequence ATGATCGTCTTCAATCGGGTTTCCAAATCCTATGCGACCCGCAACGGGCGCCATTACGTCCTCGATAACGTCAGTTTCGCGATCGAAAAAGGCCAATCGGTCGGCGTATGCGGGCACAATGGCGCGGGCAAGTCGACCTTGCTGCGCCTGATCGCCGGCGTCGAACAGCCGAGCAGCGGCACGATCCGACGCGGCATGTCGGTGTCCTGGCCGCTCGGCCTGTCGAGCAGTTTCCAGAGCAGCCTGAGCGGGGCCGACAATGCGCGCTTCATCGCCCGCATCTATGGCCGTCCGGTCGACGACACGCTCGCTTTCGTCGAGGATTTCGCCGAGCTGGGCAATTATCTGCGCATGCCTCTGCGCACCTATTCGGCCGGTATGATGGCGCGCCTCGCTTTCGCGGTGTCGCTCGCCGTCTCGTTCGACTGTTACCTGATCGACGAGATCACGGCGGTCGGCGACGAGCGGTTCCAGGATCGCTGCCGCGAAGCGCTGCTGCAACGCAGGCAGGAACGCAGCCTGATCATGGTGTCGCACGACCCCGCCACGCTCCGCGAATATTGCGATCGGGGCATGGCCGTGCGAGCCAGCGAAGTGCTGCAGTTCGACAGCATCGACGAGGCGATCGCGAGCCATTTCGCGCACGCCTGA